In one window of Henckelia pumila isolate YLH828 chromosome 1, ASM3356847v2, whole genome shotgun sequence DNA:
- the LOC140891566 gene encoding protein PHOSPHATE-INDUCED 1-like, with product MALSHRFLNVNNLLLVLALFSALFDVCFAARSILLTQNQLLRYHNGALLQGTISVNLIWYGNFKPSQRAIVSDFISSLSSTPTNVAPSVATWWNGFIDKYYRLANSKNNPSLHLGKQLLDDNYSLGKSLSDKHIVQLASMGEQMNAINVVLTASDVTVAGFCVNRCGTHGSKSSILKGKNHKFAYIWVGNSETQCPGYCAWPFHQPVYGPQNPPLIAPNNDIGMDGLVTVLSGLLAGTATNPFGNGFYQGPATAPLEAASACPGVYGKGAYPGYAGDLLLDPTTGCSYNAHGAGGRKYLVPAIFDPSTSQCSTLV from the coding sequence ATGGCATTATCTCACCGTTTCTTGAATGTTAATAATCTTCTACTTGTATTGGCTCTGTTTTCTGCACTATTTGATGTGTGTTTTGCTGCCAGATCAATTCTTTTGACGCAAAACCAGCTTCTTCGTTATCACAATGGTGCTCTTTTGCAAGGCACAATCTCTGTGAATCTCATATGGTACGGCAATTTCAAGCCGTCCCAAAGGGCTATTGTTTCCGACTTCATCTCCTCCTTGTCCAGTACACCAACCAACGTCGCTCCCTCGGTGGCCACATGGTGGAATGGCTTCATCGACAAATACTACCGCCTCGCCAATTCCAAGAACAACCCATCTCTCCACTTGGGCAAACAATTGCTGGACGATAATTACTCCCTCGGCAAATCTCTATCCGACAAACACATCGTGCAGCTCGCGTCAATGGGAGAGCAGATGAACGCCATCAACGTTGTTTTGACGGCTTCCGATGTCACCGTCGCCGGGTTCTGCGTGAACAGGTGCGGAACACACGGATCCAAGAGCTCTATCTTGAAGGGGAAGAATCACAAGTTCGCGTACATTTGGGTTGGCAATTCGGAGACACAGTGCCCCGGCTACTGCGCTTGGCCCTTCCATCAGCCCGTTTACGGCCCGCAGAACCCGCCGTTGATCGCCCCGAACAATGATATCGGCATGGACGGGCTGGTGACTGTTCTATCCGGGCTTTTGGCCGGAACTGCCACGAACCCGTTCGGAAACGGGTTTTACCAAGGCCCGGCTACTGCTCCATTGGAAGCTGCTTCGGCTTGCCCCGGAGTCTACGGGAAAGGGGCCTACCCAGGCTACGCCGGAGACTTGCTGCTGGATCCGACCACCGGCTGTAGCTACAATGCGCATGGTGCCGGTGGCCGGAAATACCTTGTTCCGGCCATATTTGATCCTTCAACTTCTCAATGTTCCACCTTGGTTTAA
- the LOC140884719 gene encoding protein PHOSPHATE-INDUCED 1-like, translating into MGGNSHHVQSRLVLVLLFSVLNMCFASRIVEQQQNNYQLLRYHNGALLQGTISVNLIWYGSFKPSQRAIVSDFIASLSDSSAATPNNPSVATWWKSVEKYYHLANSKNKPSLRLGKQILDDKYSLGKSLSDKQIVQLASKGDQKNAINVVLTASDVAVAGFCVNRCGTHGSKSSSILKGKNQKFAYIWVGNSETQCPGYCAWPFHQPIYGPQNPPLRSPNNDVGIDGLVTVLSGLLAGTATNPFGNGFYQGPATAPLEAASACPGVYGKGAYPGYAGDLLLDPTTGCSYNAHGAGGRKYLVSAIFDPSTSKCSTLV; encoded by the coding sequence ATGGGTGGTAATTCTCACCATGTTCAATCTCGTCTTGTTTTGGTTCTGCTGTTTTCGGTGTTGAATATGTGCTTTGCTTCCAGAATTGTTGAGCAACAGCAGAATAATTACCAGCTTCTTCGTTACCACAATGGTGCTCTTTTGCAAGGCACCATCTCCGTCAATCTCATCTGGTACGGCTCTTTCAAGCCTTCCCAAAGGGCCATCGTCTCAGATTTCATCGCCTCCTTGTCGGATTCCTCCGCCGCCACCCCAAACAACCCATCGGTGGCCACTTGGTGGAAGTCCGTCGAGAAATACTACCACCTCGCCAATTCCAAGAACAAACCATCTCTCCGTTTGGGCAAACAGATCCTCGACGACAAATACTCTCTCGGCAAATCTCTCTCCGACAAACAGATCGTCCAGCTGGCATCCAAGGGCGACCAGAAGAACGCCATCAACGTCGTATTGACGGCTTCCGACGTCGCCGTCGCCGGATTCTGCGTGAACAGATGCGGAACCCATGGATCCAAAAGCAGCTCCATCTTGAAGGGGAAGAATCAGAAATTCGCCTACATCTGGGTGGGGAATTCGGAGACACAGTGCCCGGGCTACTGTGCCTGGCCCTTCCACCAGCCCATTTACGGCCCGCAGAACCCGCCTTTGCGTTCCCCCAACAATGATGTGGGAATTGACGGGCTGGTTACTGTTCTATCCGGGCTTTTGGCCGGAACTGCCACGAATCCCTTCGGAAACGGCTTCTACCAAGGCCCGGCTACTGCTCCATTGGAAGCTGCTTCGGCTTGCCCCGGAGTCTACGGCAAAGGGGCCTACCCAGGCTACGCCGGAGACTTGCTGTTGGATCCGACCACCGGCTGTAGCTACAATGCGCATGGTGCCGGTGGCCGGAAATACCTTGTTTCGGCCATATTTGATCCTTCCACCTCCAAATGTTCCACTTTAGTTTGA